In Colius striatus isolate bColStr4 chromosome 17, bColStr4.1.hap1, whole genome shotgun sequence, the following proteins share a genomic window:
- the TBC1D10A gene encoding TBC1 domain family member 10A encodes MAKSRGGGGPGSPGSRHHSLAGTRESLAEPGADELSSLGSDSEINGGGPEERRVDKFGFIVGSRSAEGPLEEVPLEVLRQRESKWLDMLNNWDKWMAKKHKKIRLRCQKGIPPSLRGRAWQYLSGSKVKLEQNISKFDELDLLPGDPKWLDVIERDLHRQFPFHEMFVSRGGHGQQDLFRVLKAYTLYRPEEGYCQAQAPIAAVLLMHMPAEQAFWCLVQICEKYLPGYYSEKLEAIQLDGQILFSLLHKVSPVAYKHLSKQKIDPILYMTEWFMCAFSRTLPWSSVLRVWDMFFCEGVKIIFRVGLVLLKHTLGSSDKLKSCQGQYETMERLRALSPKIMQETFLVQEVIELPVTERQIEREHLIQLKKWREAHGELQCKPPPRLHGAKAISEAEPPPRKALEPVPSIILPPGPAPVPKARKSKEKSRDKSPAGPAKGPGAEGNGAPGTARELLQPQLSPHHQSKESLSSRESEDTYL; translated from the exons ATGGCCAAGAgccgcgggggcggcgggcCCGGCTCGCCCGGCAGCCGCCACCACAGCCTGGCCGGGACCCGCGAGAGCCTGGCCGAGCCGGGCGCCGACGAGCTCAGCTCCCTCGGCTCCGACTCGGAGATTAACGGCGGCGGCCCCGAGGAGCGGCGCGTCGACAAGTTCGGCTTCATCGTGGGCAGCCGCAGCGCCGAGGGGCC GCTGGAGGAGGTGCCTTTGGAGGTGCTCCGGCAGCGGGAGTCCAAATGGCTGGATATGCTCAACAACTGGGACAAGTGGATGGCCAAAAAACACAAGAAG ATCCGGCTGCGGTGCCAGAAGGGCATCCCCCCGTCGCTGCGGGGCCGTGCCTGGCAGTACCTCTCCGGGAGCAAGGTCAAGTTGGAGCAGAACATCAGCAAGTTTGAT GAACTGGATCTCCTCCCAGGAGACCCAAAGTGGCTGGACGTCATCGAGCGTGATCTCCATCGGCAGTTCCCCTTCCATGAGATGTTCGTCTCACGTGGAGGCCACGG gcagcaggatcTGTTTCGGGTGCTGAAGGCTTACACGCTGTACCGCCCGGAGGAGGGCTACTGCCAGGCCCAGGCGCCCATCGCCGCCGTCCTGCTCATGCACATGCCAGCCGAG CAAGCATTCTGGTGCCTGGTGCAGATCTGTGAGAAGTATCTCCCCGGCTACTACAGTGAGAAGTTG gagGCCATTCAGCTGGATGGGCAGATCCTCTTCTCGCTGCTGCACAAGGTGTCCCCTGTGGCCTACAAGCACCTGAGCAAGCAGAAGATCGATCCCATCCTCTACATGACGGAGTGGTTCATGTGTGCCTTCTCCCGCACACTGCCCTGGAGCTCTGTGCTGCGTGTCTGGGACATGTTCTTCTGTGAAG GCGTGAAGATCATCTTCCGCGTGGGCCTGGTGCTGCTCAAACACACCCTGGGCTCCTCGGACAAGCTCAAGTCCTGCCAGGGCCAGTACGAGACCATGGAGAGGCTGAGGGCTCTCAGCCCCAAGATCATGCAGGAGACCTTCCTGGTGCAGGAG GTGATCGAGCTGCCGGTGACGGAGCGTCAGATCGAGCGGGAGCACCTGATCCAGCTGAAGAAGTGGCGGGAGGCGCACGGGGAGCTGCAGTGCAAGCCCCCCCCGCGCCTGCACGGCGCCAAGGCCATCAGCGAGGCCGAGCCCCCTCCCCGCAAGGCCCTGGAGCCCGTCCCCTCCATCATCCTCCCCCCCGGGCCCGCCCCCGTGCCCAAGGCCCGCAAGAGCAAGGAGAAGAGCCGAGACAAGAGCCCGGCCGGTCCCGCCAAGGGCCCCGGGGCTGAGGGCAACGGGGCGCCGGGCACGGCCCgcgagctgctgcagccccagctctcccctcaccaccaGTCCAAGGAGAGCCTGAGCTCCCGGGAGAGCGAGGACACCTACTTGtag
- the CASTOR1 gene encoding cytosolic arginine sensor for mTORC1 subunit 1, which translates to MDLHILEHRVRVLSLARRGLWLYTHPLLKLLFLPQRCRCKFFSLTETPEDYTIMLDEEGFKELPPSEFMQVADSTWLVLSVVSNGRAPSGSQATGVTKIARSVIAPLAEHHVSVLMLSTYQTDFILVRERDLPVVIHTLAGEFDIYREESGESVPVPCDDVSNGFLKPKPAAGRTLHPVQSPQTRFCVLTVAPDTLPAIATMLIDVLFYSHSPPREADASSQDLDSITFFAFSLIEGYISIVMDAETQKRFPSDLLLTSSSGELWRMVRIGGQPLGFDECGIVAQIAEPLAAADISAYYISTFNFDHALVPEEGIAEVIQLLQQRQDGGR; encoded by the exons ATGGACCTGCACATCCTGGAGCACCGGGTGCGGGTGCTGAGCTTGGCCCGCCGCGGGCTCTGGCTCTACACGcaccccctgctcaagctgcTCTTTCTGCCCCAGCGCTGCAG GTGCAAGTTCTTCAGCCTGACGGAGACCCCCGAGGATTACACCATCATGCTGGACGAGGAGGGCTTCAAAG AGCTGCCGCCCTCCGAGTTCATGCAGGTGGCAGACTCGACGTGGCTGGTGCTCAGCGTCGTCTCCAACGGCCGGGCGCCCTCGGGCTCTCAGGCCACCGGCGTCACCAAGATCGCCCGGTCGGTCATCGCGCCGCTGGCCGAGCACCACGTCTCAGTGCTGATGCTGTCCACGTACCAAACCGACTTCATCCTG GTCCGGGAGCGCGACCTGCCGGTGGTGATCCACACGCTGGCCGGGGAGTTCGACATCTACAGGGAGGAGAGTGGAGAGAGTGTCCCGGTGCCCTGCGACGACGTGAGCAACGGCTTCCTCAAGCCCAAGCCGG CCGCCGGCCGCACGCTGCACCCCGTGCAGAGCCCCCAGACCCGCTTCTGCGTCCTGACCGTGGCCCCCGACACGCTGCCCGCCATCGCCACGATGCTCATCGACGTCCTGTTCTACTCGCACAG CCCCCCAAGGGAGGCTGATGCCAGCAGCCAGGACCTGGACTCCATCACCTTCTTTGCCTTCTCCCTCATCGAGGGCTACATCTCCATCGTGATGGATGCTGAAACCCAGAAGCG ATTCCCcagtgacctgctgctgaccAGCTCCAGCGGGGAGCTGTGGCGGATGGTGCGCATCGGTGGGCAGCCCCTCGGTTTCG ATGAGTGTGGCATCGTGGCCCAGATCGCTGAGCCACTGGCGGCCGCTGACATCTCGGCCTATTACATCAGCACCTTCAACTTTGATCACGCCTTG GTCCCCGAGGAGGGCATCGCTGAGGtcatccagctgctgcagcagcgcCAGGATGGTGGCAGATAG
- the LOC133627088 gene encoding uncharacterized protein LOC133627088 isoform X2 yields the protein MRCARQPLGVLAAVTKGLLILWAVPGQGARPLKPPTLQQIQALVRHMAEDAQELFTFYKEDQRLTINDLCHNKQPPEWLQIPGPWPEGLWQLRRTMTNMSWALQDISRHQRDLNPPGAEILRRLDRTHLKVRGLLSNLDGFLQAPRPWPDRRPPPGPTAPTRVFWQKVEGCRVLCSYACFMDKLSTREQAKSRRQRRGKRRQCRGCA from the exons ATGCGGTGTGCCAGGCAGCCCCTGGGCGTGCTGGCAG CTGTCACCAAAGGGCTCCTCATCCTCTGGGCAGTGCCAGGCCAGGGGGCCCGGCCCCTGAAGCCGCCCACCCTGCAGCAGATCCAGGCTCTGGTGAGGCACATGGCCGAGGACGCGCAGGAGCTTTTCACCTTCTAC AAGGAGGACCAGCGCCTGACCATCAACGACCTGTGCCACAACAAACAGCCTCCCGAGTGGCTGCAGATCCCGGGGCCGTGGCCTGAGGGGCTGTGGCAGCTGCGGAGGACCATGACCAACATGTCCTGGGCGCTGCAGGACATCAGCCGGCACCAGCGCGACCTCAACCCCCCCGGCGCCGAAATCCTGCGCCGCCTGGACCGCACTCACCTGAAGGTGCGAGGGCTCCTCAGCAACCTGGACGGATTCCTCCAGGCCCCCAGGCCTTGGCCAGACCGCCGGCCCCCACCTGGCCCCACGGCGCCTACCAGGGTGTTCTGGCAGAAGGTGGAGGGGTGCCGCGTCCTCTGCAGCTACGCTTGCTTCATGGACAAGCTCAGCACCCGGGAACAGGCCAAGAGCCGCCGGCAGCGCCGGGGCAAGCGGAGACAGTGCCGGGGCTGCGCCTGA
- the LOC133627088 gene encoding uncharacterized protein LOC133627088 isoform X1 → MKLSSPRYYGTGAGELVPSLHSAMLQHLPSPSSSSLAVTKGLLILWAVPGQGARPLKPPTLQQIQALVRHMAEDAQELFTFYKEDQRLTINDLCHNKQPPEWLQIPGPWPEGLWQLRRTMTNMSWALQDISRHQRDLNPPGAEILRRLDRTHLKVRGLLSNLDGFLQAPRPWPDRRPPPGPTAPTRVFWQKVEGCRVLCSYACFMDKLSTREQAKSRRQRRGKRRQCRGCA, encoded by the exons ATGAAGCTGAGCTCTCCTCGTTACTATGGCACAGGGGCCGGTGAGCTTGTGCCTTCCCTGCACTCAGCCATGCTCCAGCATCTaccttctccctcctcttcctccctagCTGTCACCAAAGGGCTCCTCATCCTCTGGGCAGTGCCAGGCCAGGGGGCCCGGCCCCTGAAGCCGCCCACCCTGCAGCAGATCCAGGCTCTGGTGAGGCACATGGCCGAGGACGCGCAGGAGCTTTTCACCTTCTAC AAGGAGGACCAGCGCCTGACCATCAACGACCTGTGCCACAACAAACAGCCTCCCGAGTGGCTGCAGATCCCGGGGCCGTGGCCTGAGGGGCTGTGGCAGCTGCGGAGGACCATGACCAACATGTCCTGGGCGCTGCAGGACATCAGCCGGCACCAGCGCGACCTCAACCCCCCCGGCGCCGAAATCCTGCGCCGCCTGGACCGCACTCACCTGAAGGTGCGAGGGCTCCTCAGCAACCTGGACGGATTCCTCCAGGCCCCCAGGCCTTGGCCAGACCGCCGGCCCCCACCTGGCCCCACGGCGCCTACCAGGGTGTTCTGGCAGAAGGTGGAGGGGTGCCGCGTCCTCTGCAGCTACGCTTGCTTCATGGACAAGCTCAGCACCCGGGAACAGGCCAAGAGCCGCCGGCAGCGCCGGGGCAAGCGGAGACAGTGCCGGGGCTGCGCCTGA